From one Aquicella siphonis genomic stretch:
- a CDS encoding pyridoxal-dependent decarboxylase yields the protein MWKKSFPFRHASNEEYRIDDYKALLRYVNQLAAHKLGYPVSLLTYLGIVNNQILGIKPGTLANVLLNNVGDPFKDSETSLLEVKKHEREIISIFERFYGLPLNEARGYVTTGGTEGNFASLWWSKRYLINNTLDMLIEKDNLIKLQHKQEQELEAALAKIPINDYRSRVEHLQKIIDIKDAIASTKNIVQQLLTPTVFYCKGHTHYSIPKVSEILRLNIRPIQPNDDGSISLTDLKKELLLHAGANPHSGVIVIANIGTTITGAIDDVPNIKKLLLETLPIQNYTIHMDGALTGFVLPIIKPFGNVENYFTAIGVNTLAVSAHKYPGLSQPCGIILAQKDFFNKAFEKSERSIEYVGNIVDVTITGSRSGLNVLMFHNALRSLGLDKGTEKLTLMVRENLDNAKYLYQELVKMYGQDKVYYPHQFNVIFPRPSQELAKKYQLMLTGDNATICVLTNATRKLINEFLKDLNHEKESAMNKTITKTEYTIHTLQEEHVKSTVELFTKSFCDSEPITRHLNVRYQDYEPFAREVVQKAIKEGLSKVAINRQNRVIACTIAEDMADPFIPHAAHYPKLKPVFALLDELSKPFTAGKKFVPGKIVHVWIAAVDQAYRGLGLSTEIDIACVEGAARKGYDFAYAEFTNPLSEKVTSQFKILQLYNKIQYDDFVWENSSMPFKGLEGAAASYVATIRPGVKLDSLPNCYASREHVKTD from the coding sequence ATGTGGAAAAAAAGTTTTCCATTTCGCCACGCAAGCAACGAAGAATATCGAATCGACGATTATAAGGCTTTATTACGCTACGTAAATCAACTTGCCGCGCATAAGCTGGGATATCCGGTTTCGCTTCTTACCTATCTGGGCATTGTCAATAATCAGATACTGGGTATTAAACCCGGCACGCTGGCAAATGTGTTATTGAATAATGTCGGAGATCCTTTCAAAGATTCGGAAACATCACTGCTGGAAGTCAAAAAACACGAGAGAGAAATCATTTCCATATTTGAAAGGTTTTACGGGCTTCCTCTCAACGAGGCAAGAGGATATGTCACGACAGGCGGGACCGAAGGCAATTTCGCGAGTCTTTGGTGGTCTAAGCGCTACCTTATCAACAATACACTGGATATGCTGATCGAAAAGGATAATCTGATCAAATTGCAGCACAAGCAGGAACAAGAGCTGGAGGCGGCGCTTGCCAAAATTCCCATTAATGATTATCGGTCTCGAGTGGAGCATTTACAAAAAATTATTGATATCAAGGATGCCATCGCTTCCACCAAAAATATCGTGCAGCAACTTCTCACGCCCACCGTGTTTTATTGCAAGGGGCATACGCATTACTCCATTCCGAAAGTATCGGAAATCCTGCGTCTTAATATTCGTCCCATACAACCCAATGATGACGGTTCCATCAGTCTCACCGACTTGAAAAAGGAATTGCTCCTGCATGCCGGTGCCAATCCGCACAGCGGCGTTATCGTGATCGCTAACATAGGCACTACCATAACGGGAGCCATTGATGATGTGCCAAATATCAAAAAATTGCTGCTAGAAACACTCCCCATCCAGAATTATACCATTCACATGGATGGCGCATTGACGGGATTTGTGCTTCCTATCATCAAGCCCTTCGGCAATGTTGAAAATTATTTCACTGCGATCGGCGTCAATACACTCGCGGTCTCAGCGCACAAATATCCCGGATTGTCCCAGCCTTGCGGCATTATCCTTGCGCAAAAGGATTTTTTTAATAAAGCGTTTGAAAAGAGCGAGCGCAGTATCGAGTATGTAGGCAACATCGTTGATGTTACGATTACCGGGTCACGCTCAGGTCTGAATGTGCTCATGTTCCATAATGCCCTCAGATCGCTGGGACTTGATAAAGGGACTGAAAAACTGACACTCATGGTCAGGGAAAATCTTGATAACGCAAAATATCTCTACCAAGAACTGGTCAAAATGTATGGACAGGATAAGGTTTATTATCCGCATCAGTTCAATGTGATCTTTCCGCGGCCTTCCCAGGAATTGGCGAAAAAATATCAATTAATGTTGACAGGAGATAACGCCACGATTTGTGTGTTAACGAATGCGACCAGAAAATTGATCAATGAGTTTCTTAAAGACTTGAATCATGAAAAGGAGAGCGCGATGAACAAGACTATCACTAAAACCGAATATACGATTCATACTCTGCAGGAAGAACATGTCAAATCCACCGTCGAACTTTTCACCAAATCATTTTGTGATAGCGAGCCTATCACGAGACACTTGAATGTCCGGTATCAAGATTATGAACCTTTCGCCAGGGAGGTTGTGCAGAAAGCGATCAAGGAAGGACTGAGCAAAGTCGCCATTAACAGGCAAAATCGTGTCATCGCGTGCACGATTGCAGAAGACATGGCGGATCCGTTTATTCCTCACGCGGCGCATTACCCCAAGCTGAAACCGGTTTTTGCACTTCTGGATGAGCTATCCAAACCGTTTACGGCGGGTAAAAAATTTGTCCCCGGCAAAATTGTGCATGTCTGGATCGCGGCAGTGGATCAGGCTTACCGGGGTTTGGGTTTGTCTACTGAAATTGACATAGCCTGCGTAGAAGGTGCCGCGCGCAAAGGATATGATTTCGCCTATGCGGAATTTACCAATCCCCTCAGTGAAAAAGTAACCTCTCAATTTAAAATATTACAATTATACAATAAAATTCAGTATGATGACTTTGTGTGGGAAAACAGCTCCATGCCGTTCAAGGGGCTGGAAGGTGCGGCGGCGAGTTATGTGGCAACGATACGACCAGGTGTGAAACTGGACTCACTGCCCAATTGCTATGCTTCCAG